The following is a genomic window from Chanos chanos chromosome 1, fChaCha1.1, whole genome shotgun sequence.
ACTTGTGGCCAAGggtatttcatatttttatgcaACTGTGAACTAAATGGTGCACTAGAAACTAGGCTGAAGTgagtaaacaaagaaaaaaaaacacacacacacacacttcgaaAAAAACTGTATAATGGAGAAGCTCACTCTTGACATTTTGGTGAACTTCCTGTTTAAGTTGCTCTTTAAAGGATTTTAGAGGTATAAATCAAGGGCAACAAACTAATTTGTCATGGCATGCATGAATAACTAGAAATAACTGAACATTGTATCCTAAACACACAGTTCTGAAACCATGTAAAGGAAAAACGTGTTTCAGACTGCACATTAGTCAAGAAGCCTTAAAGACATGCAAATAATCAAAAAGATACAAATTGCTTAAGGATCTAATGTTGAATAGTTTTGAGGCTTTggtttaaacattttgtttttttgtcatcacTACACATCCACAGTATTTGACTAACTAGCCAACCATTTCTGAATCATACTGTTACATAATCACAAAATAAATGGAAGGCACACATTCTCTTACCCAGCAAGAAGTAAGTGTTCAGGAACAATGCCTCTCTGTGGGACCATCATTCCTTGGAAATGACCTCCAGTGTGGGGGTGACTGTACACTGCCATTCGCTTTTGACCTGGACTAAAGGGTAGATGCTGAGGCCGCTGCAAGGCCTCCATCAGGTGTGGGTGGGGATGGGGGCGCTGAGGGGCATAGTGTCCACTCGGATACTGGTGTGGGGAGTAAGGGCCGCGGGGCATCATGTGGGGTGGAGGAACACCACCCTGCTGCATGCCAGGATGCACTGCGCGAGGGTCATACAGGAAGTTATGTTGCTGCGGCGGTCGGGGTACACCTCGGTGTCGCGCTGCAGCGTTGTGGCTGTCCAAGTCCAGGATGTCTTTGGGGCTCTCCGGTCGCTCCGAGCTCTCCTCTGTTCTGGCATGCTTGGTTGGACTGCCCACTTCAAGATTTTCCACAGCACCGCTACGGGCTCCGTCAGGCAGTGGGCTTGGAGACATTATGCCACTGCCCGAGCCCTCGGATCCCACTGGAGACATAGCACTGTCTTTCTGTCGGCCGTTCACATTAGCACTTGATGATGGTGCGTAGGAAGCGGGTGGTATGGGATAAGGCTGGTACTGAGGTCTGGGCCACTCCTCTGGAGGGAAGCCAGGCCTGCTGCTTCCCTGTTGTTGTGGGTGGTAGTGTTGCTGCTGATATTGGGGGTACATGCTACCATGGCTTTGAGGATGCTGTGACGGCATGCGGTATGCGTACGGACCTTGCTGAGGGTAAGGAGGATAGTGAGCAGGATTCTGGTGTGTGCTCATAGTCTGAGGAGGAGCATGGTTTGGGTAATTCTGGCGATTCGAAGGAGGCATTGGTCTACCCATGTTTTGGCCATAGCTTGGATTTGTTGGGCCACTCATGCTGTACTGAACCATGTTGTTATTCTCATGAGCCTGAGAGTGAGCAGGTGGTGCTTGACCGTGGGGAGGCGCTGGTCCCTGTCTGTTCTGGCTACCAAGTTGTGTTTGCGGACCTGGGCTAAAGGGCTGCATTTTGTACAGGCTGTTAGACGAACTAGACTTTGTGCCAATATTGGCATTTTCTGAAGGTCCAGAGGCACCTCCAGATTCCTTCCTTTTTGTTGGTTCACTGGGCCTCTGATCTCCATGATCGGCTGGACTTGGCTGTGCGACCAGCTGGGATACAGGGTGGCTTGGAGGAAGGGCCGTAAGAGGGGCAGGCTGTTGAGCACCAGACTGGGCGCCCTGAAGTCCTATCTGTGGCATGCCATGTGAAGGACCTGGCTGTAAGCCTCGGTGAGAGGCACTGCGGGGCATCTGCAGTGCTCCATTCTGGGAGTACTGTGGGGATCCACCATGGGGTAACTGTTGAGGAACATTTTGAGTCATCTGGGGAGGGACACTCTGGGGCATTTGTTGGGGGACATTCTGAAGTGTTTGCTGTAAATTAGGAGGCATTTTTTGAGGTACATTTTGAGGTAACTGATGAACACCAAGGGTTGCTTGTTGAGGTGCAACCTGAGACTTTTGGTGGGCATTCGGAGGTGTTTGCTGAGGGGAAGTCTGGAGGAACTGTTCAGATACATTCGGAGAGTATTTTGGAGGGGAATTTTGAGACACATCCTGGATGGTGTTTTGGGCTGTTTTTTGATTGAGAGTTTGTCCAGCATTGTCTTCTGTCTGATTGCATCTCCCTGTGTTTGGCGAGTCCCTGGATCCCTTTGGCTGGTTGGGTTGTTCTGCTGGGTCAAGGTGCGGAGGACAATCTGACACAGCTGTGCCAGTTACTACctgtgttgtctgtttatttgttaatttgGGCTCTGACATCATCCCTGccaaggaaaaaaatgtcacaaaagaAGTGTGTCAGTTATGAAAACTGTAGAGTGACACTTTAACAATTCTGTCAAACAACTGACAAAAAGaacttttcctccttttctcacAATCTGCACCCACAATCTTCTTACAGTGGTTGTAACACCAAAATTCATACGGCAAAATTTTCTGAGacatgtaaaaatgtttaaaaaaggtTCTACAGGGGCCTCTCTTACCTTTGTGAAGCAGTTCAGCAGGTTGCTGGGAGGCCTTTCCATCTGCTGCACTGTCTCTAGGAGGACACTGGACTTCAGTTGCAGAAGCCTGAGCGGGAGGATTGGCAGCACTCTGAGAAGTAGGCTGGAGATTGGTGCTATGCTGGCGAGAGGAGGCAGACAACTGCTGTAGGGCAATCATTTCTGGGCTGTCCAGCATGGATGACAGATGTGGGCGTGAATCTTGAGGCGGCACGGGTGGTCGGTTTCCAGCAGGTCCAGGAGAGCTGACTGAAGGAGCGGGCATCCTGTATTGGCCATTCACAGAGGGATAccctgtgtggtgtgtgggacGCACCATGCTGTGGTTATATGAATGCAGGTTCCCCACATTCTGGTCTGGCATCATGGACCCACTGGGCTGGGGCTGGTTTGGATGGTTCATGCCTGACCACATGTTTGGCATCCTCATACCAGGAGGGCAGAAGGGAGTAAATGTGTTGTGCTGAGGTGGAACACAAGGCC
Proteins encoded in this region:
- the cecr2 gene encoding cat eye syndrome critical region protein 2 homolog, with the protein product MSQGCTISVEEIQSWWEVPAIAHFCSLFRTAFNLPDFEIEELEQALLKQDRDFLAELLSSLLQGCYQRRDITPQTFSSYLEDIINYRWELEEGKPNPLHQGPFQELPPRTQVELLHRLCDYRLDAADVFDLLKGLDADSLRVEPLGQDGNGALYWYFYGTRMYKEEPIRKKTTEVSDTTESKVPEKRRRGRPPKKKKLDESPPSEAETMKTEDNGLEDQLSIKRPEHGAWSLVCDTEEQWANLADSIKDKTTPQDRHLYRIISQNFLPEIRSMIEHKEKEQRQKLLNPPVRSSHRLSEKQNNKEEETLKAIAEVEKQKQRDEEKDRQALLAEQRKEEERMLQEEREHEELERVKAVEERARRRQQREEKAWLLSQGKALPPELLHLEPHSPIRRARRIKEFYEIDDDYIALYKVLEALKSHKDAWPFMEPVDESYAPNYHEIIQTPMDLSTIERKLNNGEYLAKDEFIADVKLMFENCLEYNGEESEYTVMAESLERCFSRALLKHFPSEDGDTDEEFHVRSDDRERKEKKKSKNYKQSGPESLIRAAEQVQKRKSQNTGNGSSPPKEDRYKSAPLPPSSHWANGPSHPQNVHSGQPHPGKDMRPGLYHSAQQRPVGQPGPPMYPPRMMMDPRFPYPGQRPLMPRPPGEYGPQRMHPNFNMQGPYIDGQHLGPRYPMGPESRPLQPQHQQHPYMGPTHGPSLGPRPVALQSGGLCTPPGAEGNMYPSRQGPGGQPTHGMGSRYPGPCVPPQHNTFTPFCPPGMRMPNMWSGMNHPNQPQPSGSMMPDQNVGNLHSYNHSMVRPTHHTGYPSVNGQYRMPAPSVSSPGPAGNRPPVPPQDSRPHLSSMLDSPEMIALQQLSASSRQHSTNLQPTSQSAANPPAQASATEVQCPPRDSAADGKASQQPAELLHKGMMSEPKLTNKQTTQVVTGTAVSDCPPHLDPAEQPNQPKGSRDSPNTGRCNQTEDNAGQTLNQKTAQNTIQDVSQNSPPKYSPNVSEQFLQTSPQQTPPNAHQKSQVAPQQATLGVHQLPQNVPQKMPPNLQQTLQNVPQQMPQSVPPQMTQNVPQQLPHGGSPQYSQNGALQMPRSASHRGLQPGPSHGMPQIGLQGAQSGAQQPAPLTALPPSHPVSQLVAQPSPADHGDQRPSEPTKRKESGGASGPSENANIGTKSSSSNSLYKMQPFSPGPQTQLGSQNRQGPAPPHGQAPPAHSQAHENNNMVQYSMSGPTNPSYGQNMGRPMPPSNRQNYPNHAPPQTMSTHQNPAHYPPYPQQGPYAYRMPSQHPQSHGSMYPQYQQQHYHPQQQGSSRPGFPPEEWPRPQYQPYPIPPASYAPSSSANVNGRQKDSAMSPVGSEGSGSGIMSPSPLPDGARSGAVENLEVGSPTKHARTEESSERPESPKDILDLDSHNAAARHRGVPRPPQQHNFLYDPRAVHPGMQQGGVPPPHMMPRGPYSPHQYPSGHYAPQRPHPHPHLMEALQRPQHLPFSPGQKRMAVYSHPHTGGHFQGMMVPQRGIVPEHLLLAGQQMMGTASPSGPSSKQGV